The Solibacillus daqui genome has a segment encoding these proteins:
- a CDS encoding GTPase: MNIELKNDLLNLPQLQSQVDTIVFDYIDSKPNWSKAYEQLNTLLQKCAQNFNGYIARNNGALPKASTYWVLYMDIVAKLLYFTGLAKSHLIAIEDQEATAQIIELYKTSASCLPNASLEDNEEFISEVQKSLDKLAGRKLELLTSEKTDTCIEKFYALSKTME; this comes from the coding sequence ATGAATATTGAGTTAAAAAATGATTTATTAAATTTACCGCAGTTACAATCACAGGTCGATACAATCGTATTCGATTATATTGATTCGAAACCAAATTGGTCAAAAGCCTATGAGCAATTAAATACCTTATTGCAAAAATGTGCACAAAATTTCAATGGCTACATTGCAAGAAATAATGGTGCGTTACCTAAAGCATCTACTTATTGGGTCTTGTATATGGATATCGTAGCAAAGCTATTGTATTTTACAGGTCTAGCAAAATCTCATTTAATTGCTATTGAAGATCAAGAAGCGACAGCGCAAATTATTGAATTATATAAAACAAGTGCTAGTTGCTTACCAAATGCTTCACTAGAAGATAATGAAGAGTTTATTTCAGAAGTTCAAAAAAGTCTTGACAAATTAGCAGGTCGAAAATTAGAACTCTTGACATCTGAGAAAACAGATACATGTATTGAAAAGTTTTACGCATTATCAAAAACAATGGAATAA
- a CDS encoding aminopeptidase yields the protein MQIQQLEYKGLNLMDVVSTVEIAIDAMRNTVHVYDTQQVVEPEYDFVTKGYRLSEGFYKMAGVIQAKPLFLGHKELMLLEWVEAHRWVFYCSKQTIKEYEQGQFHIIHIEEISSLVQSATKNQKYYSKYVNRLK from the coding sequence ATGCAAATTCAACAGTTAGAATATAAAGGTCTTAACTTAATGGATGTGGTTAGTACGGTTGAAATTGCAATTGATGCCATGAGAAATACAGTGCATGTATATGATACACAGCAAGTCGTTGAGCCAGAATATGATTTTGTCACAAAAGGCTATCGATTAAGTGAAGGATTTTACAAAATGGCAGGTGTTATTCAAGCGAAACCTCTATTTTTAGGTCACAAGGAATTAATGTTATTAGAATGGGTTGAGGCGCATCGTTGGGTTTTTTATTGTTCTAAACAAACGATTAAGGAATATGAACAGGGGCAATTTCATATTATTCATATAGAGGAAATTTCATCGCTAGTGCAGTCTGCCACAAAAAATCAAAAATACTATTCAAAATATGTGAATCGTCTGAAATGA
- the trpE gene encoding anthranilate synthase component I — translation MVVETKGYVMKQLNGDTLTPIAIYEALQAKQKVLFESNAKFKDSGRYSFIALDPIGELKGDAKISTYKLSEDVEKTVEKPVLTVLKELLPIRTEALPFAFFGGVIGYFGYETAFHFEQIGEIIGDVYNMPDVHVFFYDTFIVMDHLLQQVSIVVIDLLQQGRSEQEMLEKIQQIELQMTANVIQQQEVNQVNFEPTIEKQRFIEMVETAKDHIRRGDIFQVVLSQTFEANFNENPFALYRKLRTTNPSPYMFYMDFGPYTILGTSPESLVKVLNGIVTTNPIAGTKPRGKTPQEDEVIAQMLLQDAKEIAEHKMLVDLGRNDVGRVSKIGTVEVKKYMQIEKYKYVMHIVSEVIGTLRDNAHLVDVLASSLPAGTVSGAPKIRAMQIINALEKRKRGIYAGAIGYLSTSGNMDLALAIRTMIVKDGKAYVQAGAGIVYDSVPESEYEETLNKAKALLEVRK, via the coding sequence ATGGTAGTTGAGACGAAAGGTTATGTAATGAAGCAATTGAACGGTGATACATTAACGCCGATTGCTATTTATGAGGCATTACAAGCAAAGCAAAAAGTATTGTTTGAATCGAATGCGAAATTTAAAGATAGTGGACGCTATTCATTTATTGCTCTAGACCCAATTGGCGAGTTAAAAGGTGACGCCAAAATTAGTACGTATAAGTTGAGCGAAGATGTGGAAAAAACAGTAGAAAAGCCGGTTCTAACCGTGTTAAAAGAGCTATTACCAATTCGAACGGAAGCATTGCCATTTGCATTTTTTGGAGGAGTAATTGGTTATTTCGGATATGAAACCGCTTTTCACTTTGAGCAAATTGGTGAAATTATTGGTGATGTCTACAATATGCCGGATGTGCATGTATTTTTCTATGACACATTTATCGTGATGGATCATTTACTGCAGCAAGTGTCCATTGTTGTGATTGATCTATTGCAACAAGGGCGAAGTGAACAAGAAATGCTCGAAAAAATACAGCAAATTGAATTGCAAATGACTGCAAATGTCATTCAACAACAAGAAGTAAATCAAGTAAATTTTGAACCAACAATTGAAAAACAGCGTTTCATTGAAATGGTTGAAACAGCAAAAGACCATATTCGACGCGGTGATATTTTCCAAGTTGTGTTATCCCAAACGTTTGAAGCAAATTTTAATGAAAATCCATTTGCACTTTACCGCAAATTGCGTACAACTAACCCGTCGCCATATATGTTTTACATGGATTTCGGTCCGTACACGATTTTAGGAACATCGCCAGAAAGCTTGGTAAAAGTGCTAAATGGTATTGTCACAACAAACCCAATTGCTGGTACAAAACCGCGTGGCAAAACACCTCAGGAAGATGAGGTTATAGCACAAATGTTATTGCAAGATGCTAAGGAAATTGCAGAACATAAAATGTTAGTAGACCTAGGTAGAAACGATGTCGGTCGTGTTTCAAAAATTGGCACGGTAGAAGTGAAAAAATATATGCAAATTGAAAAATATAAATATGTAATGCACATAGTATCGGAAGTGATTGGAACGCTACGTGATAATGCGCATTTAGTCGATGTATTAGCATCAAGCTTACCTGCTGGAACGGTATCCGGTGCTCCGAAAATTCGTGCGATGCAAATTATTAATGCATTGGAGAAACGAAAGCGAGGCATTTATGCAGGAGCGATTGGTTATTTATCGACGTCAGGTAATATGGATTTAGCGCTTGCAATTCGTACGATGATTGTAAAAGATGGTAAAGCATATGTGCAAGCAGGTGCAGGAATTGTCTATGATTCGGTGCCAGAGTCTGAATACGAAGAAACCCTAAATAAAGCAAAAGCGTTATTGGAGGTGCGAAAATGA
- a CDS encoding glucose 1-dehydrogenase: MGRLDNKVAIITGSAQGMGAAHAKLFVEQGAKVVLTDLNEEKGNAFAAELGENAIFVKQNVASEEDWATVVAKTEEAFGPVNVLVNNAGITMAKNMLDVTVEEYRRIVEINQVSVFLGMKTVAASMAKAGGGSIVNISSLNGLVAGAIGYTDTKFAVRGMTKAAAINLAPMGIRVNSVHPGVIATPMVVQEDTKAAVEAFSKMIPLKRVAQPEEVSNMVLFLASDESSYSTGSEFIIDGGMSAQ; the protein is encoded by the coding sequence ATGGGTCGTTTAGACAACAAAGTAGCAATTATTACAGGTTCAGCGCAAGGTATGGGTGCAGCACATGCTAAACTATTCGTAGAACAAGGTGCAAAAGTAGTTTTAACAGATTTAAACGAAGAAAAAGGTAACGCATTTGCTGCAGAGCTTGGCGAAAATGCAATTTTTGTTAAACAAAATGTTGCAAGTGAAGAAGATTGGGCAACAGTTGTCGCAAAAACAGAAGAAGCATTCGGTCCAGTAAACGTTTTAGTAAACAATGCTGGTATTACAATGGCTAAAAACATGTTAGACGTTACGGTTGAAGAATACCGTCGTATCGTTGAAATTAACCAAGTTTCAGTATTTTTAGGTATGAAAACTGTAGCAGCTTCTATGGCGAAAGCTGGCGGCGGTTCAATCGTTAACATTTCTTCATTAAATGGTTTAGTAGCTGGTGCAATCGGTTATACAGATACTAAATTCGCAGTACGTGGTATGACAAAAGCAGCAGCAATTAACTTAGCGCCAATGGGCATTCGCGTAAACTCTGTACACCCAGGTGTTATCGCTACGCCAATGGTTGTTCAAGAAGATACTAAAGCGGCTGTTGAAGCATTCTCTAAAATGATTCCATTAAAACGCGTTGCACAACCAGAAGAAGTTTCAAACATGGTATTATTCTTAGCTTCAGATGAGTCTAGCTACTCAACTGGTTCTGAATTCATTATTGATGGCGGTATGTCAGCACAATAA
- a CDS encoding DUF5071 domain-containing protein, with product MIPKNKFDIEAVELLRNKPANEVVPLLPELMTWMQDMNWPVSKHVAELLLTYPTEITPLIDEVLAGDDDMWIYWCLVELVPKLPFYSKLVLAEVVEQIASGQRGFDEDVIELAQEALQSFKP from the coding sequence ATGATTCCAAAAAATAAATTTGATATTGAGGCTGTCGAGTTATTAAGAAATAAGCCAGCAAATGAAGTCGTGCCCTTACTTCCAGAACTTATGACTTGGATGCAAGATATGAATTGGCCGGTCTCAAAACATGTAGCAGAACTATTATTAACATATCCAACCGAAATAACACCGCTAATTGATGAAGTATTAGCGGGTGATGACGATATGTGGATCTATTGGTGTTTAGTTGAACTCGTACCGAAATTGCCGTTTTACTCAAAACTTGTGTTAGCAGAGGTTGTTGAACAAATTGCATCTGGGCAACGAGGATTTGATGAAGATGTCATAGAGTTAGCGCAAGAAGCCTTACAAAGTTTTAAACCATAA
- a CDS encoding anthranilate synthase component II, whose amino-acid sequence MILLIDNYDSFTYNLYHQIGQFYENIKVVRNDALTVEDIRILKPKAIVISPGPGEPKEAGIVIEMIQALYKEFPMLGICLGHQSIGEAFGATVSRAKNIMHGKTSELEYEPKGLFAGFNDDIEVMRYHSLIIEARTLSDEFEVVATSKDDGEIMAIQHKNYPIYGLQFHPESIGTETGHKIIHAFLQRIEARV is encoded by the coding sequence ATGATTTTACTCATCGATAATTATGATTCGTTTACGTATAATTTATATCATCAAATTGGACAGTTTTATGAAAATATCAAAGTTGTTCGAAATGACGCGTTAACTGTAGAAGATATTCGCATTCTAAAGCCAAAAGCAATTGTCATTTCTCCAGGTCCCGGTGAGCCAAAAGAGGCGGGCATTGTCATTGAGATGATTCAAGCTCTATATAAGGAGTTCCCGATGTTAGGGATATGCTTAGGTCATCAATCCATTGGGGAAGCTTTTGGTGCAACTGTTAGCCGCGCAAAAAATATTATGCATGGGAAGACAAGTGAGTTAGAGTATGAGCCGAAGGGGTTATTTGCTGGATTTAATGATGATATTGAAGTAATGCGCTACCATTCATTAATTATTGAAGCGCGTACATTATCCGATGAATTTGAAGTCGTTGCCACGAGTAAAGATGATGGTGAAATTATGGCGATTCAGCATAAAAACTACCCAATTTACGGTTTGCAATTCCACCCTGAGTCAATTGGAACAGAGACAGGTCATAAAATAATTCATGCGTTTTTACAGCGAATTGAGGCGCGTGTATGA
- a CDS encoding tetratricopeptide repeat protein: MDTNYNEIGIKAFQEKRYEDAAQAFTQAIEVNPEDAVGYVNFGTLLAAMNDIERAERFFQKAITVDETAATAYYGLANLYYEAERYTEAAKLYQKSIDHGIQGADAYYMLAKCFERGEQYKLALPYMQRAAELAPKDIQIRLAYGILLCTLEMFDYAKVELDFVIEEDWNNADAHYNLGVLYAVSTTDTEKAKYHLKQAYTLQPEFDQAKYIYDMICQRDN, translated from the coding sequence ATGGATACAAATTACAATGAAATTGGCATAAAGGCCTTCCAAGAAAAACGATATGAGGATGCTGCACAGGCATTCACACAAGCGATTGAAGTGAATCCTGAAGATGCAGTAGGCTATGTCAATTTTGGTACTTTACTTGCAGCAATGAACGATATTGAACGTGCAGAACGTTTCTTCCAAAAAGCGATTACAGTTGATGAGACTGCAGCAACAGCTTACTACGGCTTAGCTAATCTTTACTATGAAGCAGAGCGCTATACAGAAGCAGCAAAGCTTTATCAAAAATCAATTGATCATGGAATTCAAGGTGCAGATGCCTATTATATGCTTGCAAAATGCTTTGAGCGCGGTGAACAGTACAAATTAGCACTACCATACATGCAACGTGCAGCTGAACTTGCGCCAAAGGATATTCAAATTCGTTTAGCGTACGGGATTTTATTATGTACGTTAGAAATGTTCGATTATGCCAAAGTAGAACTTGATTTTGTTATTGAAGAAGATTGGAATAACGCAGATGCACATTACAACTTAGGTGTGTTATATGCAGTTTCAACGACAGATACAGAAAAAGCGAAGTACCACTTGAAGCAGGCATATACATTGCAGCCTGAATTTGATCAAGCAAAATATATATATGATATGATTTGTCAACGTGACAATTAA
- a CDS encoding DegV family protein, translating to MTIKIAWVTDTAAYLSPDFIKKHNIHVLPLHIVFEEGALRETIDMTHDEFYDKLRNANTHPKTSQPAFGEHVALYEQLKKQGYDCAIAIHTSERLSGTVASSPMAAQQAGFKNYPIDSLIGSYPMQVMIEKGMELEKQGLEPEQIVEQILTMREKAELAFIPESLEQLNKSGRVSGTAMFLSNLLNIKLVIEYNKEGGVEVVQKVRADKRAKKAVIEKLQCAMEKSPVNEVAIINCNNEKGANEWKQELLQLFPYITFTPTPLSACVGVHAGEGTLGLTWVRE from the coding sequence ATGACTATAAAGATTGCATGGGTTACAGATACGGCAGCATATTTATCGCCGGACTTTATTAAAAAACATAATATTCATGTATTACCATTACATATTGTTTTTGAAGAAGGTGCATTACGTGAAACAATAGATATGACACATGATGAATTTTATGATAAATTACGCAACGCCAATACACATCCGAAAACATCACAACCAGCCTTTGGGGAGCATGTGGCATTATATGAGCAATTAAAAAAACAAGGCTATGACTGTGCAATTGCTATTCATACATCTGAGCGCTTATCAGGTACTGTAGCAAGTTCACCAATGGCTGCACAACAAGCCGGGTTTAAAAACTATCCAATTGATTCGTTAATTGGTTCATACCCAATGCAGGTTATGATTGAAAAAGGGATGGAGTTAGAAAAACAAGGGCTAGAGCCAGAGCAAATTGTTGAGCAAATTTTAACGATGCGTGAAAAGGCTGAGTTAGCATTTATTCCTGAAAGCTTAGAGCAACTTAATAAAAGTGGCCGCGTATCCGGAACAGCGATGTTTTTAAGTAATCTATTAAATATTAAATTAGTAATTGAGTACAATAAGGAGGGTGGCGTTGAAGTTGTACAAAAAGTTCGTGCAGATAAACGTGCAAAAAAAGCGGTAATCGAAAAATTACAGTGTGCAATGGAAAAGTCACCAGTGAACGAAGTAGCAATTATTAATTGTAATAATGAGAAAGGTGCAAATGAGTGGAAGCAAGAGCTACTACAACTATTTCCATACATTACATTTACACCAACTCCACTTTCAGCATGTGTAGGTGTGCATGCGGGGGAAGGTACACTTGGATTAACTTGGGTTCGTGAATAG
- a CDS encoding replication-associated recombination protein A → MQNEPLAYKMRPKRIDDIVGQKHILGPDTPLYKMIEKGHVPSMLLYGPPGVGKTSIANAISGSTKLPFFALNATHAGKKDIEQVVMDARMSGKVILFLDEIHRFNKLQQDTLLPHVENGSIVLIGATTENPFHDVNPAIRSRCGEILQLERLTEQDVLQLLKKALADEERGLGRLAIHATDEQLERIANAANGDARKALTLLESVYYASDEIDGTTLLNDNAIEALAKRIGVFGDKGGSNFYNLLSALQKSVRGSDVNAALYYLAHLLESGDLIAVCRRLLVMAYEDVGLANPAVGAHVQAATEAAVKLGLPEARIPLAAVIVEMCLSDKSNSAYQALDAAIHAIHEGKTGNIPNHLKDAHYAGAKELGHVGYHYPHDTPIGTFGGWVKQQYLPDELEGIEFYKPVIAGEEKRMAAIYEKLKTFKS, encoded by the coding sequence ATGCAAAACGAACCGCTCGCTTATAAAATGAGACCGAAACGTATAGATGATATAGTCGGACAAAAACATATTCTTGGTCCCGATACGCCGCTTTATAAAATGATTGAAAAAGGTCATGTGCCATCCATGCTGCTATATGGGCCACCTGGAGTTGGTAAAACATCGATTGCTAATGCAATTTCCGGCAGCACAAAGCTACCTTTTTTTGCACTAAATGCCACACACGCAGGGAAAAAAGATATCGAACAAGTCGTGATGGATGCACGGATGAGTGGCAAGGTAATTCTGTTCCTAGATGAAATTCATAGGTTTAATAAATTACAGCAAGATACCCTTTTACCTCATGTTGAAAATGGCTCCATTGTGTTAATTGGAGCGACTACCGAAAACCCATTTCATGATGTCAATCCTGCTATTCGTTCCCGCTGTGGGGAAATATTGCAATTAGAGCGGCTAACAGAACAAGATGTATTACAACTACTAAAAAAAGCATTAGCTGACGAAGAGAGAGGTTTAGGTAGATTAGCAATTCATGCAACTGACGAACAATTAGAAAGAATTGCAAATGCTGCAAATGGAGATGCACGAAAGGCGCTTACCCTCTTAGAATCCGTGTACTATGCATCTGATGAAATTGACGGTACAACACTTTTAAATGACAATGCAATCGAAGCACTCGCGAAACGTATCGGGGTATTTGGAGACAAAGGCGGCTCAAACTTTTACAATTTGTTATCTGCATTACAAAAATCGGTTCGCGGCAGTGACGTAAACGCTGCACTTTATTATTTAGCTCATTTACTTGAAAGTGGTGATTTAATTGCGGTTTGTCGCCGTTTACTTGTGATGGCTTACGAGGATGTGGGGCTTGCAAATCCAGCAGTCGGCGCACATGTACAAGCAGCTACAGAAGCTGCTGTAAAACTCGGGCTTCCAGAAGCGCGCATCCCACTTGCCGCTGTAATAGTAGAAATGTGCTTATCCGATAAATCCAATTCTGCCTACCAAGCACTTGATGCTGCAATCCATGCTATTCATGAAGGCAAAACTGGAAATATTCCGAATCATTTAAAGGATGCCCATTATGCAGGGGCGAAAGAGCTCGGTCATGTTGGTTATCACTACCCACACGACACTCCAATTGGAACATTTGGCGGTTGGGTAAAGCAGCAATATTTACCGGATGAGCTAGAAGGAATAGAATTTTATAAACCTGTTATTGCTGGTGAGGAAAAACGAATGGCAGCGATTTATGAAAAATTAAAAACGTTTAAATCCTAA
- the cymR gene encoding cysteine metabolism transcriptional regulator CymR: MKISTKGRYGLTIMIELAKHYGEGPIPLRQIAAEKDLSEAYLEQLVSPLRNAGLVKSVRGAYGGYMLASKPAEISAADVIRVLEGPIQPVEGIENEEAPQRELWMRIRDAVKNVLDTTTIEDLAKYTNNEVTDGYMFYI, translated from the coding sequence ATGAAAATTTCAACAAAAGGACGTTATGGTCTGACGATTATGATTGAATTAGCAAAGCATTACGGAGAAGGACCAATTCCATTACGTCAAATTGCTGCAGAAAAAGATTTATCTGAAGCGTATTTAGAGCAACTTGTATCTCCACTACGCAATGCAGGCTTAGTGAAAAGTGTACGTGGAGCGTATGGTGGTTATATGCTAGCATCAAAGCCAGCTGAAATTTCTGCAGCCGATGTGATTCGCGTATTAGAGGGGCCTATTCAGCCAGTCGAAGGAATTGAAAATGAAGAAGCACCTCAACGTGAGCTATGGATGCGTATTCGAGATGCAGTAAAAAATGTACTAGATACAACAACAATCGAAGACTTAGCAAAATATACAAACAACGAAGTAACAGACGGCTATATGTTCTATATTTAG
- the mnmA gene encoding tRNA 2-thiouridine(34) synthase MnmA has protein sequence MVETRDPSQIRVVVGMSGGVDSSVAAYLLKQQGYDVIGIFMKNWDDTDENGVCTATEDYEDVIAVCNQIGIPYYAVNFEKQYWDKVFTYFLEEYKAGRTPNPDVMCNKEIKFKAFLEHAMALGADYLATGHYARVDRDENGVRMLRGIDNNKDQTYFLNQLTEQQLEKVMFPIGHLPKPEVRKIAEQAGLATAKKKDSTGICFIGERNFKEFLSQYLPAQPGNMETFDGEVKGKHDGLMYYTLGQRHGLGIGGDGEPWFVIGKDLARNVLIVGQGFHHDALYSDALSAVKMSFTSEVKTGTFNCTAKFRYRQEDSPVTVTMREDGTAYIEFAESVRAITPGQAVVLYDGEECLGGGTINEVFKNSEKLTYVG, from the coding sequence ATGGTAGAAACAAGAGATCCATCACAAATTCGAGTAGTAGTAGGGATGAGTGGCGGCGTAGACTCATCAGTAGCCGCTTATTTATTAAAACAGCAAGGCTATGATGTTATCGGTATTTTTATGAAAAACTGGGATGACACGGACGAAAACGGTGTATGTACAGCGACAGAAGATTACGAAGATGTAATCGCTGTATGTAACCAAATCGGCATTCCGTATTATGCAGTTAATTTTGAAAAACAATATTGGGATAAAGTATTTACGTACTTCCTTGAAGAATACAAAGCAGGTCGTACACCAAATCCAGATGTTATGTGTAACAAAGAAATTAAATTCAAGGCGTTTTTAGAGCATGCAATGGCACTTGGGGCAGATTATTTAGCAACAGGTCACTATGCACGTGTTGACCGTGATGAAAACGGTGTGCGCATGCTACGAGGCATTGATAATAATAAAGACCAAACATATTTCTTAAATCAATTAACAGAACAACAATTAGAAAAAGTCATGTTCCCAATCGGACATTTACCTAAGCCAGAAGTGCGTAAAATTGCGGAACAAGCAGGTCTGGCAACGGCGAAGAAAAAGGATTCAACAGGGATTTGCTTCATCGGAGAGCGTAACTTTAAAGAATTTTTAAGTCAGTACTTACCTGCACAGCCAGGAAATATGGAAACTTTTGATGGCGAAGTAAAAGGCAAGCATGACGGGTTGATGTACTATACATTAGGGCAACGTCACGGTTTAGGAATAGGTGGAGACGGTGAGCCTTGGTTCGTAATCGGTAAGGACTTAGCGCGCAACGTTTTAATCGTTGGACAAGGGTTCCACCATGATGCATTATATTCAGATGCTTTATCGGCAGTGAAAATGAGCTTTACATCAGAGGTGAAAACTGGCACATTCAATTGCACGGCGAAATTCCGTTATCGTCAAGAAGATTCGCCAGTTACAGTAACGATGCGCGAAGACGGTACAGCTTACATTGAATTTGCAGAGTCAGTACGTGCCATTACTCCAGGTCAAGCTGTTGTATTATATGATGGTGAAGAGTGCCTAGGTGGCGGTACAATTAATGAAGTATTTAAAAATAGTGAAAAACTAACGTACGTTGGGTAA
- a CDS encoding glutathione peroxidase produces MNIYDISVKNEKGESYRLDAYKGQVMMIVNTASKCGFTKQFTQLEALYAKYNKDGFVVLGFPSDQFKQELANGEEAAQFCRLDYGVTFPMHELIKVNGAEAHPLFQHLTSEAKGLLGQAIKWNFTKFLVDRDGNVVKRYAPQDNPLKAEQEISMLLKNS; encoded by the coding sequence ATGAATATTTACGATATTTCTGTCAAGAATGAAAAAGGCGAGTCGTATCGATTAGATGCCTATAAAGGACAAGTAATGATGATTGTCAATACTGCGAGTAAATGTGGTTTTACGAAGCAATTTACTCAATTGGAAGCACTCTACGCAAAATATAATAAAGATGGCTTTGTTGTTTTAGGTTTCCCTTCTGATCAATTTAAACAAGAACTAGCAAATGGTGAGGAAGCGGCTCAATTTTGTCGTCTCGATTATGGTGTAACCTTTCCAATGCATGAATTGATTAAAGTAAATGGTGCAGAGGCACACCCATTATTTCAACACTTAACATCTGAAGCGAAAGGATTACTCGGCCAAGCTATCAAGTGGAATTTCACTAAATTTCTCGTTGATCGCGATGGCAACGTCGTAAAACGATATGCCCCACAAGACAATCCACTTAAAGCTGAACAGGAAATTTCAATGCTTTTAAAGAATTCATAA
- a CDS encoding RNA polymerase sigma factor, giving the protein MDIELLIDTYSDYLYRIAFIYTKDRLVAEEVVQDVFVKYYHTSEQFKGEASLKTYLIKITINRSYDYLRSWKNKKHMLVEYFQGATKGTEQLYVEQELRAEITAAVLTLPVKDREVLLLYYYEEMTVFEIAEVLEVAVSTVKSRLQRARAKLKPKLQWEVTYDE; this is encoded by the coding sequence ATGGACATTGAACTATTAATTGATACATATAGCGATTATTTATATCGCATAGCCTTTATTTATACGAAAGACCGTCTTGTTGCAGAAGAAGTCGTACAAGATGTATTTGTGAAATACTATCATACCTCCGAACAATTTAAAGGGGAAGCATCATTAAAAACGTATTTAATCAAAATCACAATCAATCGTAGTTATGATTATTTACGCAGCTGGAAAAATAAAAAGCATATGTTGGTCGAGTATTTTCAAGGTGCTACAAAAGGGACAGAACAACTATATGTAGAACAGGAGCTACGAGCGGAAATTACTGCAGCTGTTTTAACATTACCAGTTAAGGACCGAGAAGTACTTCTGCTTTATTATTATGAGGAAATGACAGTATTTGAAATTGCTGAGGTTTTAGAGGTAGCGGTTTCAACGGTGAAATCGCGCTTACAACGAGCACGAGCAAAATTAAAGCCAAAGTTGCAATGGGAGGTGACATATGATGAATAA
- a CDS encoding cysteine desulfurase family protein, with protein MNNTIYLDHAATSPVAPEVIEIMTKAMAEESGNASSIHTVGRRARKALDEARASLAKKINAKTTEIIFTSGGTEADNNAIFGTAYARQHEGKHIITTQIEHHAVLHACEKLQREGFEVTFLPVDETGRVATTDIEKELREDTILVTIMFGNNEVGTIQPIAEIGALLKNHPATFHTDAVQAFGLHQIDVESLNIDLLSVSAHKINGPKGIGFLYAKTGVKLANFMYGGSQEKKRRAGTENVPAAVAFAKAAELAAEKAQTRTNQYNTFKTILLEEFQQAGIDFKVNGHQKDVLAHVFNVTFKGTNVESFLINLDMAGVLVSSGSACTAGSIDPSHVLVAMFGENSPELRSSIRFSFGLGLTNEQVREAGKRTADIVKRLAQ; from the coding sequence TTGAACAACACAATTTATCTTGATCATGCTGCTACGTCTCCCGTTGCACCAGAAGTGATTGAAATAATGACTAAAGCAATGGCAGAAGAAAGTGGCAATGCGTCAAGTATTCATACAGTAGGACGTCGAGCTCGTAAAGCATTAGACGAAGCTCGTGCATCTTTGGCGAAAAAAATTAATGCTAAAACTACGGAAATTATTTTCACAAGTGGTGGTACAGAGGCTGATAATAACGCGATTTTCGGTACAGCATATGCACGTCAACATGAAGGAAAGCATATTATTACGACACAGATCGAACATCATGCGGTACTTCATGCGTGTGAAAAGTTACAACGTGAAGGCTTTGAAGTAACCTTTTTACCTGTTGATGAAACAGGTCGTGTTGCTACTACTGATATTGAAAAGGAGTTGCGTGAAGACACGATTTTAGTAACAATTATGTTTGGCAATAACGAGGTTGGAACTATTCAACCGATTGCTGAAATTGGAGCATTGTTAAAAAATCATCCAGCAACTTTCCATACAGATGCAGTACAAGCATTTGGTTTACATCAAATCGATGTTGAATCATTGAACATCGATTTATTAAGTGTGTCTGCCCATAAAATCAATGGACCTAAAGGAATTGGCTTTTTATATGCAAAAACAGGCGTAAAATTAGCAAACTTCATGTATGGTGGCTCTCAGGAAAAGAAACGTCGTGCGGGTACAGAAAACGTACCAGCAGCAGTTGCGTTCGCAAAAGCTGCGGAACTTGCTGCTGAAAAAGCACAAACACGTACAAATCAGTACAATACATTCAAAACGATTTTATTGGAAGAATTTCAACAAGCAGGCATTGATTTTAAAGTGAATGGTCATCAAAAAGATGTGTTAGCACATGTGTTTAATGTGACGTTTAAAGGAACAAATGTAGAGTCATTTTTAATAAATTTAGATATGGCAGGCGTACTTGTTTCAAGTGGTTCGGCATGTACAGCGGGTTCGATTGATCCATCCCATGTCCTAGTAGCAATGTTTGGTGAAAATTCCCCAGAACTTCGTAGTTCCATTCGCTTTAGTTTTGGGTTAGGATTAACGAATGAGCAAGTTCGTGAAGCAGGTAAGCGTACAGCTGATATTGTGAAGCGATTAGCTCAATAA